Proteins encoded by one window of Danaus plexippus chromosome Z, MEX_DaPlex, whole genome shotgun sequence:
- the LOC116777692 gene encoding uncharacterized protein LOC116777692: MDVVWSLVILIFTVIENVTSIPEMEKGMEVSYSKALDLSAVKSLEKTLQKEFNQEYMIYNQLLRTSQEVIKNIGSEDLDMGTDLIRLKNAVDRRRSVRWRSEVGKRRSRSQALRRQKLNSQSLRSHLQHSKQASSRVEN; encoded by the exons ATGGACGTAGTTTGGTcgttagttatattaatatttacagtcATAGAG aatgtcACTTCAATACCGGAGATGGAAAAAGGCATGGAAGTTTCATATTCAAAGGCCTTGGACCTTTCTGCAGTAAAAAGTTTAGAAAAAACACTTCAAAAGGAGTTCAATCAGGAATATATGATTTACAATCAACTATTGAGAACCAGTCAagaggtaataaaaaatatagggaGTGAGGATTTGGATATGGGGACTGACCTGATTAGACTAAAga ACGCAGTAGACCGTCGAAGATCCGTTCGCTGGAGGTCTGAAGTCGGCAAAAGACGTTCTCGTTCACAGGCCTTACGGAGACAAAAGTTGAACAGCCAGAGTCTGAGGAGTCACCTTCAACATTCGAAACAGGCTTCATCAAGAGtggaaaattaa
- the LOC116777488 gene encoding cytosolic 10-formyltetrahydrofolate dehydrogenase, with product MPPVAVPEEPSKKKLRVAIIGQSTFAAEVFKLLQRDGHEVVGVFTVLDKGNREDPLATIAAQNGKPVFKYKTWRVKGQVIPGILEEYKSVNADINVLPFCTQFIPMEVILHPKYQSICYHPSILPRHRGASSINWTLIEGDTTCGLTIFWADDGLDTGPILLQRSFPCTIDDTVDSLYNKYLYPEGIKALAESVNMVANGVAPRIKQTEEGATYDPALFKPETHQIDWSKGGLALHNFIRGLDSSPGATTFIKPQTKDGVDKTSDANIEIKFFGSSLWEAEYETEGDKLFITGLNKPAVVHADGLLITANDGIKLNIQRLKVNGKMINAQNFYKGSENKVSLDLTAEEKQFIEKARDVWKAILRIEIENDTDFFASGAGSMDVVRLVEEIKDISELELQNEDIYMNTTFEDFYNAAILKQRGGSGSKEVTYDGVEMEINKMKIKFPTQLFINGEFVNSDGGKTTAIVNPTDESVICKVQAATVSDVDRAVKAAEKAFEEGEWSKISARERGQLLFKLADLMEQHKEELATIESIDSGAVYTLALKTHVGMSIETWRYFAGWCDKITGSTIPISHARPNKNLTLTKREPIGVCGLITPWNYPLMMLSWKMAACLAAGNTVVMKPAAVCPLTALKFAELCVLAGIPPGVVNIVTGSGALAGQALADHPRIRKLGFTGSTEIGQTIMKSCAASNLKKVSLELGGKSPLIIFEDCDLDKAVKNGMASVFFNKGENCIAAGRLFVEEKIHDEFVRRVVEETKKMSIGDPLNRGTAHGPQNHKAHMDKLISYVETGVKEGAKLVYGGKRLDRPGYFFQPTIFTDVTDNMFIAKEESFGPIMIISKFSSNNLDEVIRRANNTEYGLASGVFTKDVSRALRVAERVEAGTVFVNTYNKTDVAAPFGGFKQSGFGKDLGQEALNEYLKTKCITIEY from the exons ATGCCACCAGTAGCTGTGCCCGAGGAG ccTTCCAAGAAAAAGCTCCGTGTAGCCATAATAGGTCAGAGTACTTTCGCTGCTGAGGTGTTCAAATTACTACAGAGAGATGGTCATGAAGTGGTCGGTGTATTCACAGTACTCGATAAAGGAAATCGAGAGGACCCGTTGG CCACGATCGCAGCCCAGAACGGTAAACCAGTGTTCAAATACAAGACGTGGAGGGTGAAAGGACAAGTTATACCGGGAATATTAGAGGAGTACAAATCT gtaAACGCCGACATCAACGTTCTACCATTCTGTACTCAATTTATTCCCATGGAAGTTATTCTACATCCGAAATATCAGAGTATCTGCTACCATCCCAGCATCTTACCCAGACATAGAGGAGCGTCGTCTATCAATTG GACCCTTATCGAAGGTGACACCACCTGCGGTCTCACTATCTTCTGGGCAGATGACGGCTTGGACACTGGGCCCATTTTACTACAGAGAAGTTTTCCTTGCACTATTGATGACACTGTTGACTCactgtacaataaatatttatatcctgAGG GCATCAAAGCATTAGCAGAATCTGTGAATATGGTGGCTAATGGAGTAGCTCCGCGGATAAAACAAACCGAAGAGGGAGCTACATACGATCCAGCACTCTTTAAACCCGAGACACATCag ATTGATTGGTCTAAAGGTGGTCTCGCTTTACACAATTTTATACGTGGTCTGGATTCATCCCCTGGCGCTACCACCTTCATAAAACCACAAACCAAAGACGGCGTTGATAAAACCAGTGATGCCaacattgaaattaagttCTTTGGTTCCTCATTGTGGGAAGCGGAGTACGAAACAGAgggtgataaattatttatcacagGATTAAACAAACCAGCCGTGGTACACGCTGATGGTTTATTAATAACAGCTAATGATGGAATTAAG CTTAACATTCAGAGGTTGAAAGTAAACGGTAAGATGATTAATGcccaaaacttttataaaggcAGTGAGAACAAAGTCTCCCTTGATTTAACTGCGGAAGAGAAACAGTTCATAGAAAAAGCACGTGATGTTTGGAAAGCAATATTAAGAATCGAAATAGAAAACGATACCGATTTCTTCGCTTCTGGAGCAGGCTCCATGGACGTTGTCAGATTAGTAGAAGAAATAAAGGATATATCAGAACTCGAATTACAAAATGAAGATATTTACATGAACACAACAtttgaagatttttataatgcaGCTATACTTAAACAAAGAGGTGGTTCAGGTAGCAAGGAAGTTACTTACGACGGGGTAGAGatggaaattaataaaatgaaaattaaattcccGACGCAACTATTCATCAATGGAGAATTCGTTAATTCTGACGGCGGAAAAACAACAGCTATAGTAAATCCCACAGATGAATCTGTTATATGCAAAGTTCAAGCTGCCACAGTATCTGATGTCGACAGGGCTGTTAAAGCTGCTGAGAAGGCCTTCGAAGAAGGAGAATGGTCCAAAATCAGCGCAAGGGAAAGAGGACAATTATTATTCAA GTTGGCGGATCTAATGGAGCAGCATAAAGAAGAATTAGCCACAATCGAGTCAATAGATTCAGGAGCAGTTTACACTCTAGCACTAAAAACTCACGTGGGCATGTCCATCGAAACATGGAGATATTTCGCCGGCTGGTGTGACAAGATTACAGGTTCAACCATTCCTATTAGCCATGCAAgaccaaataaaaatctgaCGTTGACAAAAAGAGAACCCATTGGTGTCTGCGGACTGATCACTCCTTGGAATTATCCATTGATGATGTTATCCTGGAAGATGGCCGCTTGCTTGGCAGCTGGCAACACTGTCGTTATGAAACCAGCAGCG GTATGCCCACTCACCGCACTCAAATTCGCTGAGTTGTGCGTGCTAGCCGGCATTCCACCGGGAGTTGTTAATATTGTAACGGGAAGCGGAGCCCTGGCAGGACAAGCCCTTGCTGATCATCCTCGTATCAGGAAGCTTGGATTTACTGGCAGTACTGAAAttg GACAAACTATTATGAAGTCTTGTGCAGCATCAAATTTGAAAAAGGTGTCCTTAGAACTGGGAGGCAAATCTCCATTGATCATCTTTGAAGATTGTGATCTCGACAAAGCAGTTAAAAAT GGTATGGCATCAGTATTTTTCAACAAGGGTGAGAATTGCATAGCAGCCGGTCGTTTATTCGTGGAAGAGAAAATACACGACGAGTTTGTTAGACGTGTTGTGGAAGAAACCAAGAAAATGAGCATCGGAGATCCATTAAACAGAGGAACTGCTCATGGCCCACAAAACCACAAAGCCCATATGGATAAACTTATATCG TACGTTGAGACAGGAGTAAAGGAAGGCGCAAAACTGGTTTACGGTGGAAAACGCCTAGATAGACCAGGATACTTCTTCCAACCGACTATATTTACTGATGTCACCGATAATATGTTCATTGCTAAAGAGGAATCTTTTGGACCCATTATGATCATTAGCAAATTTAGCAGCAA TAACCTGGATGAAGTGATCCGTCGTGCAAACAACACTGAATATGGGCTAGCGAGCGGCGTATTCACGAAAGACGTTTCACGTGCACTGCGCGTCGCTGAGCGCGTGGAGGCTGGTACCGTCTTCGTGAACACATACAATAAGACCGATGTCGCGGCGCCGTTCGGCGGGTTCAAACAGAGTGGTTTTGGAAAGGATCTCG GTCAAGAAGCTCTTAATGAATACCTCAAGACTAAATGTATTACTATAGAATATTGA